The DNA window CGTAGATGGTGCGGATCATCGCCGGCCAGGGCTTCTTGATGACCAGGATGCCCCCTGTACCCCAGGGCAGGTCGTGCCCGGCTTCGTCCACCACCTCGGCGAAGATGCCCGGCAGCGGCAAGGTGCAGGAACCCGGCACCATCGGCGTGGCGCCGGGCAGCGGGGTCAGCATGTGGCCGCCAGTCTCGGTCTGCCACCAGGTGTCGACGACGGGGCAGCGGCCGCCGCCGATGTGCTCGTAATACCACTCCCAGGCGGCGGGGTTGATGGGCTCGCCCACGGTGCCGAGAATGCGCAGCGAATCGAGCTTGTAGTTGCGCGGATGCACGGCGGCGTTGGTCTCGGCGGCCTTGATCAGCGAGCGGATCGCGGTCGGCGCGGTGTAGAACACATTCACCTTGTGGTCCTGGATCATTTTCCAGAACCGGCCGGCATCGGGGAACGTGGGGACGCCCTCGAACACCACCTCCGTGGCGCCGCAGGCCAGCGGGCCATAAGCGATATAGGTGTGGCCTGTGACCCAGCCGATGTCGGCGGTGCACCAGAACAGATCGTCGGGCTGGATGTCGAAGGTCCACAGCATGGTGAGCTGCGCCCAGAGCAAATAACCCGCGGTGGAATGCTGCACGCCCTTGGGCTTGCCGGTCGAGCCCGAGGTGTAGAGCAGAAACAGCGGATGCTCGGCCTCGACCCATTCGGGCGCGCATGCGGCGCTCTGGCCGGCCACCAGTTCGTGCAGCCACAAGTCGCGCGGCGCGTGGAAGGCGACGTTGCCGCCGGTGCGGCGGTACACCACCACGTTGCGCACGGTGTCGCAGCCGCCCAGACCCAGCGCCTCGTCGACGATGGCCTTCAGCGGCAAGGCCTTGCCGCCGCGGCGCTGCTCGTCGGCCGTGATCACCAGCACCGCGCCGGCGTCCTGGATGCGGTCGCGCAAGGATTGCGCGGAAAAGCCGCCGAACACCACCGAATGCGTCGCCCCGATACGGGCACAGGCCTGCATGGCGGCCACGCCCTCCACCGACATGGGCATGTAGATGACGACGCGGTCGCCCTTGTTCACGCCCAGCCCCTTCAAGGCATTGGCGAGCCGGGAGGTGCGCTCCAGCAACTCGGCGTAGCTCACGCGGGTGACGACGCCGTCGTCGGCCTCGAACACGATGGCGGTCTTGTCGCCCTTGCCGGATTCGACGTGCCGGTCCAGGCAGTTGTACGACACGTTGAGCTTGCCGTCGGCAAACCATTTGTAGAACGGCGCGCCGCTGGCGTCCAGGGTTTGCGTGAACGGCTTGTGCCAAGCGAGGTGCTCGCGTGCCAGCCGTGCCCAGAACCCTTCGAAATCGCCCTCCGCCTCGGCCACCAGCTTGCGGTACGCCTCCATGCCGGAGATGCGCGCACGCTTGACCGCCTCCGACGAGGGGTAGTAGGTCTTCAGCTCGTGATGCTCGGGTACAAGTTGCTCGGTCATGGTTGTCTCCAGATGGATTGCAATTATGTCGAAGCATGCCAATCACGGTGCATGAGGCCACCGCACGGCTTCGACTGTATTGTGTTTGTTTTTCATTGTGAACCACCCGCTCTTACATCCCCCTGACGCGCTGCGGGCGCAGCCGCTGCAATCGCAACACATTGCATCCTTAGAATCGGGTTCCGCGTGATTTCCCGGTATCCACCATGGCCAAACCCCAACCTACCGCCCAGTTGCCACTCGTTCCCCGCCTGCTGTTTTTCAGCCGCTGGCTGCAGCTGCCACTCTACGTCGGGCTGATCCTCGCGCTGGGCGTTTATGTCTTCCACTTCTGGGTCGAACTGGTGGACCTGGTGGGCGCCGCCATGGGCAACCAGACTTCTTTGCAGCACCTGCTCGAAGCCGTGGCCGTGCGCAACCCCATTCCGCCCGAAGGCGGCATCGCTGCCGCCGTACACGCCAGCTTGCCGAAGCTGACGGAGACCACCATCATGCTGGTGGTGCTCAGTCTCATCGACGTGGTGATGATCGCCAACTTGCTGATCATGGTCATCGTCGGTGGTTACGAGACCTTCGTTTCGCGCATGTACCTCGAAGGCCACCCGGATCATCCCGAATGGCTGTCGCACGTCAACGCCTCGGTGCTCAAGGTGAAGCTGGCGCTGGCCATCATCGGCATTTCGTCGATCCACCTGCTGCGCACCTTCATCAATGCCGACGCCTACAGCACCAAGGCGCTGATCGCGCAGACTGCCATCCATCTCACATTCCTGCTCTCGGCCATGGCCATTGCCTACACCGACCGCATGATGACACGCACCATCCACGATTACGCACCCGCCAACAACCCGGGAGGCGGCCACTGAGCGACAGGCGCCGGGGAGCGGTCTTAACATTCGTGGAGAACCTGACCACTGATTCGGCAACCCACGGAGACTCCCTTGTCCACCACCATCATTCGCCAGGACGACCTGGTCGAGAGCGTCGCTGCGGCGCTGCAATTCATCAGCTACTACCACCCGGCCGACTACATCGCGCATCTGGCGCGGGCCTACACCCGCGAGCAAAGCCCCGCGGCGAAAGACGCCATCGCGCAAATCCTGACCAATAGCCGCATGTGCGCTGAAGGACATCGGCCCATCTGCCAGGACACCGGCATCGTCAACGTCTTCCTCAAGGTCGGCACGGACGTGCGCTTCGAAGGCCTCAGCGGCAGCCTGCAGGACGCGGTGGACGCGGGCGTGCGCCGTGGCTATCTCGACGCCGACAACAAGCTGCGCGCTTCGGTCCTGGCCGACCCGCTGTTCGAGCGCAAGAACACCGGCGACAACACCCCCGCGGTGCTGCATGTGGAACTGGTGCCGGGCAATCGCCTGGACGTGACCGTAGCGGCCAAAGGCGGCGGTTCGGAGGCCAAGTCCAAGTTCGCCATGCTCAACCCCAGCGACAGCGTGGTCGACTGGGTGCTGCAAACCCTGCCGACCATGGGCGCGGGCTGGTGCCCGCCGGGCATGCTGGGCATCGGCATCGGCGGCACTGCGGAGCACGCCATGCTGATGGCCAAGCAGGCCTTGATGGAAGACATCGACATGAGCGAATTGCTCACGCGGGGGCCGC is part of the Thiomonas sp. X19 genome and encodes:
- the acs gene encoding acetate--CoA ligase, whose protein sequence is MTEQLVPEHHELKTYYPSSEAVKRARISGMEAYRKLVAEAEGDFEGFWARLAREHLAWHKPFTQTLDASGAPFYKWFADGKLNVSYNCLDRHVESGKGDKTAIVFEADDGVVTRVSYAELLERTSRLANALKGLGVNKGDRVVIYMPMSVEGVAAMQACARIGATHSVVFGGFSAQSLRDRIQDAGAVLVITADEQRRGGKALPLKAIVDEALGLGGCDTVRNVVVYRRTGGNVAFHAPRDLWLHELVAGQSAACAPEWVEAEHPLFLLYTSGSTGKPKGVQHSTAGYLLWAQLTMLWTFDIQPDDLFWCTADIGWVTGHTYIAYGPLACGATEVVFEGVPTFPDAGRFWKMIQDHKVNVFYTAPTAIRSLIKAAETNAAVHPRNYKLDSLRILGTVGEPINPAAWEWYYEHIGGGRCPVVDTWWQTETGGHMLTPLPGATPMVPGSCTLPLPGIFAEVVDEAGHDLPWGTGGILVIKKPWPAMIRTIYGDPERFKKSYYPEELHGYYLAGDGAIRDPHTGYFTITGRIDDVLNVSGHRMGTMEIESALVSHPIVAEAAVVGRPDDLTGEAVCAFVVLKRPVPTGEEALQIAQELRNHVGKEIGAIAKPRDIRFGDNLPKTRSGKIMRRLLRTLAKGEAITQDTSTLENPAILEQLGRNH
- a CDS encoding YqhA family protein → MAKPQPTAQLPLVPRLLFFSRWLQLPLYVGLILALGVYVFHFWVELVDLVGAAMGNQTSLQHLLEAVAVRNPIPPEGGIAAAVHASLPKLTETTIMLVVLSLIDVVMIANLLIMVIVGGYETFVSRMYLEGHPDHPEWLSHVNASVLKVKLALAIIGISSIHLLRTFINADAYSTKALIAQTAIHLTFLLSAMAIAYTDRMMTRTIHDYAPANNPGGGH